A genomic stretch from Puniceicoccus vermicola includes:
- a CDS encoding sugar nucleotide-binding protein, translated as MSSANSQRILLLGGSGYVGKAFQDYLSGRGISFRNVSRAEVDYSQKDALIGLLAEEKPAFLINAAGYTGKPNVDACELHKAETLQGNAVLPGIIREACEDQGVTWGHVSSGCIFSGRHPSGRGFDEVDEPNFSFRDGPCSFYSGTKALGEEVLDGAENCYIWRLRIPFDETVSPRSYLVKVMAYARLLEAENSISHLGEYVRACFELWEKGAEPGTYNVTQPGSILTSQVVQWIKEEGERRKSLGLANPFPEEFDFFESEEEFMKIAAKTPRSNCVMETGKILSAGIELTSAEEAVKRSLRAIEVPAGHQFRK; from the coding sequence ATGAGCAGTGCTAACTCGCAAAGAATTCTTCTTCTCGGTGGTTCGGGATATGTCGGTAAGGCGTTTCAAGACTATCTGTCGGGGCGTGGTATCTCCTTTCGCAATGTTTCCCGGGCGGAGGTCGATTATTCGCAGAAAGATGCGTTAATCGGGCTTCTGGCTGAGGAGAAGCCCGCTTTTCTGATCAACGCCGCTGGATATACTGGCAAGCCGAACGTGGACGCTTGCGAGCTGCACAAGGCTGAAACTCTGCAGGGAAATGCTGTCCTGCCGGGAATCATTCGTGAGGCCTGTGAGGACCAGGGGGTGACTTGGGGCCATGTTTCTTCGGGTTGCATCTTCTCGGGCCGGCATCCTTCCGGTCGTGGATTCGATGAGGTCGACGAGCCCAATTTTTCTTTTCGCGACGGACCCTGCAGCTTCTATAGCGGAACGAAAGCACTCGGAGAGGAAGTCCTCGACGGGGCAGAGAATTGCTACATCTGGCGCCTGCGCATTCCTTTCGACGAAACGGTGAGCCCACGGAGTTACTTGGTCAAAGTCATGGCCTATGCCCGTCTGCTCGAGGCGGAGAACTCCATTTCCCACCTCGGGGAATACGTTCGTGCCTGTTTCGAGCTTTGGGAAAAGGGAGCAGAACCCGGGACCTATAATGTAACCCAACCTGGCTCGATCCTGACTTCGCAGGTCGTTCAATGGATCAAGGAAGAAGGGGAGCGCCGAAAGTCTCTGGGATTGGCCAACCCGTTCCCCGAAGAGTTCGATTTTTTCGAGTCCGAGGAAGAATTCATGAAGATCGCGGCCAAGACCCCGCGCTCGAATTGTGTCATGGAGACCGGAAAGATCCTCTCGGCCGGAATCGAGTTAACTTCAGCCGAGGAGGCCGTCAAACGCTCCCTCCGTGCGATCGAAGTTCCAGCCGGTCATCAGTTCCGCAAATAA
- a CDS encoding SCO family protein, protein MSWTGLTLPILLLFLTSASGREIRGTITESEPAKQQVSLTLESGKTLGPLEVGSGDAAIGYENQEIVGDLTESGKTMRLTHIWPDNQILANAMAGVNRSLIRNAATLGRNDSLVRGDYLPDFALYNQRGEPVYSSHLRKSPTVLTFLFTRCGDPNMCPATAARLSELGDRAAKAGWDQARFVAVSFDPEYDTPGVLHQYGEVMGMNTPSFELLTGDPEAIEALLRLVGVRTFDEDGTIVHNLVTLLTDSHGRIVLRQDGSRWSADAIYERLEEMNE, encoded by the coding sequence ATGTCTTGGACTGGCCTTACCCTCCCCATCCTACTCCTCTTTCTTACGTCTGCGAGTGGTCGTGAAATCCGCGGCACCATTACCGAAAGCGAACCAGCGAAACAACAGGTCTCCCTCACTCTGGAATCTGGAAAAACCCTGGGTCCGCTCGAAGTCGGCTCTGGGGACGCAGCCATCGGATATGAGAATCAAGAAATCGTTGGCGATCTCACTGAAAGCGGAAAAACGATGCGTTTGACCCACATCTGGCCCGATAATCAAATTCTGGCCAACGCGATGGCTGGCGTGAATCGCTCTCTCATCCGCAACGCAGCCACTCTTGGGCGAAACGATAGCTTAGTCCGAGGCGACTATCTTCCCGATTTCGCTCTCTATAACCAAAGAGGCGAGCCCGTCTACTCTTCTCATCTGCGCAAGAGCCCGACCGTCCTCACCTTTCTCTTCACACGCTGTGGCGATCCAAACATGTGTCCCGCGACCGCTGCCCGACTCTCCGAACTTGGTGATCGAGCAGCGAAGGCGGGTTGGGATCAGGCCCGCTTTGTTGCAGTCTCTTTCGATCCCGAATACGACACCCCGGGGGTTCTCCACCAATATGGTGAGGTCATGGGGATGAATACTCCTTCCTTCGAACTTCTGACCGGAGATCCCGAGGCGATCGAGGCCCTGCTCCGCTTGGTCGGGGTTCGCACCTTCGATGAGGACGGCACGATCGTCCACAACCTCGTGACCCTACTTACCGACAGTCACGGACGTATCGTTCTCCGCCAAGACGGAAGCCGCTGGTCAGCCGATGCGATCTACGAACGCTTAGAGGAGATGAACGAGTGA
- a CDS encoding outer membrane beta-barrel protein — protein MKDSSASCLVSAILAVGTLIVPQLNGQVSEIPPPEPEAPMNGDFSADEVETTAKVGSGSDADTVTETDTVIRDSGGSMVAEEETVKVTPAPKKRERIPVSKKDSFYETYIHDRLTVGTRMLWYSLTDTESGDEFSGSFIGSLNRTTEDQDPAPVYFYAEYALTPYFGFGLSYDQFKVVTLDSGGGDGTFDLSGPILYGFGRFENGSAFTPFAEVGVAFYSADFNAKDDWTFSDGGNTVINRFDADNSTGFVIAGGVDYQIIEHLSVNLYIRYVSVDIDVDYYFTPASNTTPSGSAKFPGDHIAYGFGIAYTF, from the coding sequence ATGAAAGATTCTAGTGCTTCTTGTCTCGTTTCCGCTATTCTCGCAGTGGGAACTTTGATTGTTCCTCAGCTTAACGGTCAAGTTTCCGAAATTCCGCCTCCGGAACCGGAAGCTCCTATGAATGGAGACTTCTCGGCTGACGAGGTCGAAACGACCGCCAAAGTCGGCTCAGGCTCTGACGCCGATACGGTGACCGAGACCGATACGGTGATCCGAGACAGCGGAGGTTCGATGGTTGCGGAAGAAGAAACCGTGAAGGTGACTCCCGCTCCCAAAAAGAGGGAAAGAATTCCGGTCTCCAAAAAAGACTCTTTTTACGAGACCTATATTCATGACCGGTTGACGGTGGGAACCCGCATGCTCTGGTATTCTTTGACGGATACGGAGAGCGGCGATGAGTTCAGTGGATCCTTCATCGGTAGTTTAAACCGGACCACCGAAGATCAGGATCCGGCTCCCGTTTACTTTTATGCGGAGTATGCCCTTACTCCTTACTTCGGGTTTGGTTTATCCTACGACCAGTTCAAGGTGGTGACCCTTGACAGTGGAGGAGGGGATGGAACTTTCGATCTGAGCGGTCCCATCCTTTATGGGTTCGGACGTTTTGAGAACGGCAGTGCCTTCACTCCTTTCGCCGAAGTCGGGGTTGCCTTCTACAGCGCTGACTTTAACGCGAAGGATGATTGGACTTTCTCCGACGGCGGAAATACCGTCATCAATCGCTTCGATGCGGACAACTCCACCGGGTTCGTGATCGCGGGCGGGGTTGATTATCAGATTATCGAACACCTCTCGGTTAACCTGTATATCCGCTACGTCTCGGTCGATATTGACGTCGACTATTACTTCACGCCGGCCTCGAACACGACACCTTCGGGATCGGCTAAGTTCCCCGGCGACCACATTGCCTACGGCTTCGGTATTGCTTACACCTTCTAA
- a CDS encoding helix-turn-helix domain-containing protein: MQNFADRVRKLRNSYGISQEKFAKRLGISRDYLSQLENGREPGRHVQKIIELFESANINPVGNSPQSDETDLPATHQVNEDSGNEYLKRRKECEEHLKKYLDRTATVPGAVDHALIQLRLHLPLSDVARLAKDQLADKSSDASQAQH; encoded by the coding sequence GTGCAAAATTTCGCCGATAGAGTACGCAAACTTCGCAATTCCTACGGGATCTCTCAGGAAAAATTTGCCAAACGCCTGGGCATCAGCCGTGATTATTTAAGCCAGCTCGAAAATGGCAGAGAACCGGGTCGTCACGTACAGAAGATTATCGAACTCTTTGAAAGTGCCAATATTAACCCAGTAGGCAACTCTCCTCAATCAGACGAAACCGACCTCCCGGCCACACACCAAGTTAACGAAGATTCCGGAAACGAGTACTTAAAACGGAGAAAGGAGTGCGAGGAGCATCTAAAAAAATACCTCGACCGAACTGCAACCGTCCCCGGAGCGGTGGATCACGCGCTTATCCAGCTCCGCTTACACCTACCCCTTTCGGATGTCGCCCGACTTGCGAAAGATCAATTGGCCGACAAATCATCCGACGCTTCACAGGCCCAGCATTAA
- a CDS encoding response regulator, producing the protein MKSPRAFLPVISSIIVVGIFVAVLDRSAESRAEELVAVEVAGRLDSLVREIRNFQEDTILNTVEPGKGHERELLSQYVRSFREIYGASNVWLYTRDGDETLRAVSSWGNESAGSISIDERSIQCSEVVFQNGQPYTLLGGAGGGEVATSAPVFSREGEGVEVVASATFPLAQWNVLFAEDRSHLFWMGAGSVALIIGMGVLFWIRSERETRRNGLLWNCLEPLALGVAGLVLTGFFSWNYQHRLRVEAQEVFLEKSFREGYFLFQTLHTLEEHEIPLLAALFANAEKGGDREVLQAACEEAFEHSGVVAIRVFSEEETEEHEAFSFTRDSLPKGEPWKSLGNRAGPERNKAILAAKNSGEAVVWWPASDGPGESEDSGFVIFVSLLNDPGESPTSQRLMALRLDLGVLAEEVSSFSLTLNRWFFEGAEADSGDIPVGQLASYSASIEDLVIPGFFFGSPLYLQLRAVESEGTLWKTEVAKSAAVGGGVSLLVASFLVSLVRRKHLRITHSDFEAPGGKKGFDLDALTCKVTRTGGWGIDPDTRNLVWTPEVREIFGVPADFESSLWRMPLFFPSRESRRALFDSLQKAVLSGENFTEDLEIRTLSGDRHRVVISGYAEPREDTGFWVFGSVQLADREHQLQLELQQKTRSLEAALFAQNRVLANMGTQLRIPMNVLIGMTEVLSRKSLSEEETGWVRSVSEIGEMFLSASDDLVEISEMRSGNLIRKPVDFRLSKLVRELSESFLPRMEEKGLVFRVHTAPNVPDLLFGERIHLRKILANLIENALRYTEKGAVDLRFSVDRRDGKNLTLLCEVEDTGMGISPENVKEIFDPFVCLSSDESAGESGLGLGLTVCRAMVDWLGGDIGVESVSGEGSHFWVSAPLKTCGEEVKVDDKGWADVKLKGQKVLVAEDNPINQEVIEMILKKANLSYQTVRNGQIVLELLPKEPYDLILMDVRMPVMDGIETTLRIRSGEAGEAFRDIPIIGVTANAMKHQIRECVEAGMNEVLAKPFSVEVLVDLVRRYLDGRTLEESF; encoded by the coding sequence GTGAAATCACCCCGAGCATTTCTCCCTGTCATAAGTTCGATCATCGTGGTTGGGATTTTTGTCGCGGTCTTGGATCGCAGCGCAGAGTCGAGGGCTGAGGAGTTAGTGGCGGTCGAAGTAGCCGGACGCCTTGATTCCTTGGTGCGGGAGATTCGGAATTTTCAGGAAGATACAATTTTGAATACTGTTGAGCCGGGAAAAGGGCACGAGCGGGAGCTTCTCTCACAGTATGTGAGAAGTTTTCGCGAGATCTATGGTGCGTCGAACGTATGGCTTTATACTCGAGACGGTGACGAAACCTTACGTGCGGTCTCCTCATGGGGAAATGAATCGGCGGGCTCGATTTCCATCGATGAGCGATCCATCCAGTGCTCGGAGGTTGTGTTCCAAAATGGGCAGCCTTACACGCTCCTGGGAGGGGCTGGAGGAGGCGAAGTCGCCACGAGTGCACCGGTATTTTCGCGGGAAGGCGAAGGAGTTGAGGTTGTGGCATCAGCGACCTTTCCGCTTGCCCAATGGAATGTCTTATTTGCGGAGGACCGATCTCATTTATTTTGGATGGGGGCCGGGTCCGTTGCCTTGATTATAGGGATGGGAGTCCTCTTTTGGATTCGATCAGAGAGGGAGACACGGAGGAATGGTCTTCTTTGGAATTGCCTTGAGCCTTTGGCTCTGGGAGTTGCGGGTTTGGTGCTTACCGGATTCTTCTCTTGGAACTATCAGCATCGTCTTCGAGTCGAGGCGCAGGAGGTTTTTTTAGAGAAGTCATTTCGGGAGGGATATTTTCTTTTCCAGACTTTGCACACGCTGGAAGAGCATGAGATTCCTCTTTTGGCGGCCCTTTTTGCCAATGCAGAAAAGGGAGGGGATCGAGAGGTTCTCCAAGCCGCCTGCGAAGAAGCCTTCGAGCACTCGGGCGTGGTGGCAATACGAGTCTTTTCAGAAGAGGAAACCGAAGAGCACGAGGCATTTTCTTTTACAAGAGACTCTTTGCCAAAAGGGGAGCCTTGGAAGAGTTTAGGGAACCGGGCAGGACCTGAGAGGAATAAGGCAATTCTCGCGGCAAAGAATTCCGGCGAAGCGGTCGTGTGGTGGCCTGCTTCCGATGGGCCGGGAGAGAGTGAAGATTCAGGGTTCGTCATTTTTGTCTCCCTGCTGAATGACCCAGGAGAAAGTCCGACCTCTCAGAGATTGATGGCGCTTCGTTTGGATCTTGGTGTGCTGGCGGAGGAAGTTTCCTCCTTTTCTCTAACCCTCAATCGTTGGTTTTTCGAAGGTGCGGAGGCGGATTCCGGAGATATTCCCGTGGGGCAACTCGCCTCTTATTCCGCATCGATTGAAGACTTGGTTATACCAGGATTTTTCTTTGGAAGCCCTCTTTACCTGCAGCTTCGGGCAGTCGAAAGCGAAGGGACCTTGTGGAAAACCGAGGTCGCGAAGTCTGCCGCTGTTGGAGGAGGTGTCTCCTTGCTCGTAGCCTCGTTTCTCGTTTCGCTGGTGCGGCGCAAGCATCTCAGAATTACTCATAGCGATTTCGAAGCGCCCGGAGGGAAGAAGGGCTTCGACTTGGATGCGTTGACCTGCAAGGTGACGAGGACGGGCGGCTGGGGAATCGATCCAGATACGCGCAATCTGGTCTGGACTCCCGAAGTTCGCGAGATTTTTGGGGTCCCTGCTGATTTTGAATCGAGTCTCTGGCGTATGCCTCTCTTCTTTCCGTCCCGAGAGTCGCGGAGGGCTCTTTTCGATTCCCTTCAGAAAGCGGTTTTAAGTGGAGAAAACTTTACGGAGGACTTGGAAATTCGGACACTTTCCGGAGATCGGCATCGGGTCGTCATTTCGGGATATGCAGAACCACGGGAGGACACAGGGTTCTGGGTCTTTGGATCGGTTCAACTGGCGGATCGAGAGCATCAATTGCAGTTGGAGTTGCAGCAAAAGACTCGTTCGCTGGAGGCCGCTCTTTTCGCCCAGAATCGAGTTCTTGCTAATATGGGGACACAGCTTCGGATTCCGATGAATGTATTGATTGGGATGACCGAAGTTCTCTCCCGGAAGAGTTTGTCTGAGGAGGAAACAGGTTGGGTGCGATCGGTTTCGGAAATTGGTGAGATGTTCCTTTCGGCTTCCGACGACTTGGTGGAGATATCCGAGATGCGATCCGGAAATTTGATCCGGAAACCTGTGGACTTCCGGCTTTCAAAACTAGTGCGCGAATTGAGCGAGTCTTTTCTCCCCCGGATGGAGGAGAAGGGATTGGTTTTCCGGGTCCATACAGCGCCTAACGTTCCGGATCTCCTTTTTGGGGAGCGAATCCATCTGCGGAAAATTTTGGCGAACCTTATCGAGAATGCTTTGCGCTACACGGAAAAGGGGGCGGTCGACCTCCGGTTCTCGGTCGATCGTAGAGACGGCAAGAATTTGACTCTTCTGTGTGAAGTGGAAGACACCGGAATGGGGATTTCTCCGGAGAATGTGAAAGAGATCTTTGATCCTTTCGTTTGCCTGAGTTCGGATGAATCTGCGGGAGAGTCTGGATTGGGATTGGGGCTCACGGTTTGCCGGGCCATGGTCGATTGGCTCGGAGGAGATATCGGTGTGGAGAGCGTTTCCGGCGAGGGATCGCATTTCTGGGTTTCGGCCCCTCTCAAAACTTGCGGAGAAGAGGTCAAAGTCGATGACAAGGGTTGGGCGGATGTGAAACTGAAGGGCCAGAAGGTTCTCGTGGCCGAGGACAATCCAATCAATCAGGAGGTTATCGAGATGATCCTTAAAAAGGCGAATCTCTCCTATCAAACGGTTCGCAATGGCCAGATTGTCCTCGAGCTCCTGCCTAAGGAACCATATGACCTTATCCTCATGGATGTTCGGATGCCAGTCATGGATGGAATCGAAACGACGCTGCGCATTCGGAGTGGAGAAGCAGGTGAGGCATTTCGGGATATTCCCATCATTGGAGTGACGGCAAATGCTATGAAGCATCAGATTCGCGAATGTGTCGAAGCTGGCATGAACGAGGTTTTGGCCAAACCGTTCTCAGTTGAGGTTCTCGTCGACTTGGTCCGTCGCTATCTCGACGGGCGTACCCTCGAAGAGAGTTTTTGA
- a CDS encoding sensor histidine kinase translates to MAVSPLIFLQRWRWSYILSMIERSLLPSWLSILNFRMKGSLPISEKVRRYILMGLSIPMSIGGFVFLVYNLFARNDVLLPLNLLLMTGGLSGIILGAFQLHRTALGIILMVAMIAFASSAIRFNNGAENFLIMGIIASMLMFDNRLVRWSIAVIDGIFLNAAKLILLGSPGSDDLAISPLYYSVSLWVFLLGTIAFLEVFRVVNQKSRLQMEKEHKSLEQQAEELTLANESKESLFAILGHDLRGPVGNVRSFLEFLQSDDLSQEDRRKLQDELIQEVGNLEVLLDNLLGWASTQLQQLVPYPVDYRLCDQVGEVLQVQYESASRKNIRLINDVDSTHWVCADRAQIQTVLRNLVSNGIKFTPQEGEVRVSSKDRGDMILIMVVDSGIGISAERIVTLRSGNIQKPSRGTNREKGFGIGLRICDQFISANGARLSIDSTDGEGSQFYFSLRKGRTDESNRADGDLDLDGRALSAE, encoded by the coding sequence ATGGCTGTTTCTCCTCTCATTTTCCTACAGCGATGGCGTTGGTCTTACATTCTCTCAATGATTGAGCGTTCCCTGTTGCCGAGCTGGTTGAGCATTCTCAATTTTCGCATGAAAGGTAGCCTGCCAATTTCGGAGAAGGTTCGGCGGTATATTCTCATGGGATTGTCCATCCCGATGTCGATTGGCGGGTTCGTATTTCTCGTTTACAATTTGTTTGCCAGAAACGATGTGCTGCTGCCGCTCAATCTCCTGTTGATGACTGGCGGATTGAGTGGGATCATTTTGGGGGCCTTCCAACTGCATCGGACGGCCTTGGGTATAATTTTGATGGTGGCGATGATCGCCTTCGCTTCGTCGGCCATTCGTTTCAACAATGGTGCCGAGAATTTCTTAATCATGGGGATCATCGCGTCGATGCTCATGTTCGACAATCGACTGGTGCGTTGGTCTATCGCGGTAATTGACGGAATTTTTCTGAATGCAGCGAAGTTGATCCTTCTCGGGAGTCCGGGCTCGGATGATCTCGCCATCTCGCCACTCTACTATTCCGTCAGCCTTTGGGTTTTTCTTTTGGGGACGATCGCCTTTCTCGAGGTCTTTCGGGTCGTGAATCAAAAATCTCGTTTGCAGATGGAGAAGGAGCACAAAAGCTTGGAACAGCAAGCTGAAGAGCTGACGCTCGCCAACGAATCGAAAGAGAGCTTGTTTGCTATTCTTGGCCATGATCTTCGGGGGCCAGTTGGAAATGTGCGATCCTTTCTGGAATTCCTGCAATCGGACGATCTCTCTCAAGAGGATCGCCGGAAACTGCAAGATGAGTTGATTCAGGAGGTTGGAAATCTGGAGGTTTTACTCGACAATCTTCTGGGGTGGGCTTCGACCCAGTTGCAGCAGTTGGTTCCGTATCCTGTGGACTATCGGTTGTGCGATCAGGTTGGAGAGGTGTTACAGGTGCAGTATGAATCAGCCTCGCGGAAGAATATTCGTCTAATCAATGATGTCGATTCTACGCATTGGGTGTGCGCAGATCGGGCTCAAATCCAGACGGTCTTGCGGAATCTGGTGTCGAATGGGATTAAGTTCACTCCTCAGGAAGGGGAGGTGCGGGTGTCCTCCAAGGATCGAGGAGATATGATCCTGATCATGGTGGTGGACAGCGGGATTGGAATTTCCGCGGAGAGGATTGTCACCTTGCGCAGCGGCAATATTCAGAAACCGTCTCGAGGCACGAACCGGGAGAAAGGTTTCGGGATCGGACTCAGGATCTGTGATCAATTTATTTCAGCCAACGGGGCACGATTGTCGATCGACTCAACGGATGGTGAGGGGAGTCAATTCTACTTTTCTCTGCGGAAAGGTAGGACTGATGAGTCAAATCGTGCCGATGGGGATCTGGACTTGGACGGTAGAGCTTTGAGCGCGGAATAG
- a CDS encoding type 1 glutamine amidotransferase domain-containing protein — translation MPISGLWAKDSILLVVTNHSELGDTGKETGYFLSEVAHPWKVFRDAGYEVVFGSPEGGFAPMDPKSFDLEDSVNLEFWQNLDAVEGLATTLSLEEVDPDEFAAVFFAGGHGAMWDFPEDSDLQETAVSIYESGGAVGAVCHGPAALVNIQLSDGSYLVEGKKVGGFTNSEEEAVGLTDTVPFLLESRLEERGGDFVAGADFQEQVVTDERLVTGQNPASAEAAAEAIVKILQGSK, via the coding sequence TTGCCGATTTCTGGTCTCTGGGCGAAGGATTCCATCTTATTGGTGGTGACGAATCACTCCGAGCTGGGAGATACCGGTAAAGAAACGGGGTATTTTCTCTCCGAAGTTGCCCATCCTTGGAAGGTTTTCCGTGATGCGGGCTATGAGGTGGTGTTCGGGAGTCCGGAGGGAGGTTTTGCGCCGATGGACCCCAAGAGTTTTGATCTGGAGGATTCGGTAAACCTTGAATTCTGGCAAAACCTTGATGCCGTCGAGGGCCTCGCTACGACTCTCTCTTTGGAAGAAGTCGATCCGGATGAATTTGCTGCTGTCTTTTTCGCCGGAGGTCATGGGGCAATGTGGGATTTTCCGGAAGATTCCGATCTCCAGGAAACGGCGGTCTCCATTTACGAAAGCGGTGGCGCGGTCGGGGCGGTATGTCATGGTCCTGCGGCGTTGGTCAATATTCAGCTCTCTGATGGATCTTACCTGGTTGAAGGGAAGAAGGTCGGGGGCTTTACCAATTCAGAGGAAGAGGCTGTTGGATTGACCGACACGGTTCCGTTTCTTCTCGAGAGCCGTCTCGAAGAACGCGGAGGCGATTTTGTCGCTGGTGCGGATTTTCAGGAGCAGGTCGTGACGGATGAACGCCTGGTAACAGGTCAAAATCCGGCTTCGGCCGAAGCGGCCGCTGAGGCGATTGTGAAGATTCTTCAAGGATCGAAGTAG
- a CDS encoding acyltransferase: MSESKRFKVQSEIAGEKESSLRRYQDLVIGSRRWRDLFLYEMVQLMASWVPGALGLVLRKKLYPFLLGECGSGVVFGRDVVLRHPGKIKIGSGVIIDDGVMLDAKGDEHSGIELADGVFIGRGSILSCKGGTIRLGARSNIGFHSEVFSSNKVEIGEDVMIAAYVYILGGGTYRTDRTDIPMNLQYDFEGKGGVVIGDDVWVAAHAVVFDGVQIGDGSVVGASAVVNRDIAPRSVSVGIPARAVAER; encoded by the coding sequence ATGTCCGAATCCAAGCGCTTCAAGGTCCAGTCGGAGATTGCTGGTGAGAAGGAATCCAGTCTCCGCCGCTACCAGGATCTGGTGATCGGCTCGCGGCGCTGGCGGGATCTTTTTCTTTATGAAATGGTCCAGTTGATGGCGTCGTGGGTTCCGGGGGCCTTAGGATTGGTCCTGCGCAAGAAGCTCTATCCATTTCTGCTGGGGGAGTGCGGCAGCGGAGTCGTCTTCGGCCGCGATGTGGTCCTACGTCATCCGGGTAAGATCAAGATCGGTTCCGGCGTGATCATTGACGATGGGGTGATGCTGGATGCGAAAGGGGATGAGCATTCGGGGATCGAGCTGGCCGACGGTGTTTTCATCGGAAGGGGTTCCATCCTTTCCTGCAAGGGCGGAACCATTCGTCTCGGCGCCCGCAGTAATATCGGTTTTCACTCCGAAGTCTTCTCCTCGAATAAGGTCGAGATCGGAGAGGATGTTATGATCGCGGCGTATGTTTATATCCTCGGAGGGGGGACTTATCGAACGGATCGGACGGATATTCCCATGAATCTCCAGTATGACTTTGAGGGCAAGGGGGGCGTGGTCATCGGTGATGATGTCTGGGTGGCTGCCCATGCGGTGGTCTTCGATGGCGTCCAGATTGGAGACGGTTCGGTGGTAGGAGCTTCGGCGGTCGTGAATCGGGATATTGCTCCTCGTAGCGTTTCGGTGGGCATTCCGGCGCGGGCGGTCGCCGAAAGATAG